The genomic region GGACCTTTTTTAGCAGATCTTCCCAATATTTAAACCTCCTATCATCTATCTATTTTCTTTTTCTTACTATTAAATTATCAGAATACTTTTTATTTCTTCGGGTCTTATAGCCAAGAGTTGGAACTCCCCAAGGAGATACAGGCGACGGTCTTCCAATCGGGCTTCTTCCTTCCCCTCCTCCATGTGGATGATCACAAGGATTCATAACAGATCCTCGAACTGTTGGTCTTATACCTTTATTCCTATTTCTTCCAGCCTTACCCATGCTAATTATTGAATGTGATTCATTAGATAAAATACCTATAGTAGCTCTACACTCTATTCTTACATATCTCATTTCACCACTTGGTAACCTAAGTGTAGCATAACTTCCCTCTTTAGCCATTAATTGAGCAGATAAACCAGCAGATCTAACTATTTGACCACCTTTGCCCTTTTTTAATTCAATATTATGGATCATTGTACCAACTGGTATACTACTCAATGGCAAACAATTCCCAGGCTTAATATCCGCATTAATCCCAGAAAATATCTTATCTCCAACATTTAATCCATTCGGAGTTAATATATACCTCTTTTCACCATCTGCATAAGCTATTAAAGATATAAAAGTTGATCTATTTGGATCGTACTCAATTGTTTTAACCAAGCCAGCTATATCATCTTTATTTCTCTTAAAATCAATTATCCTATACTTTCTTTTATTGCCACCACCCTTATGTCTAACCGTTATCTTTCCCTGAGCATTTCTTCCACCACTTTTTCTCAGACCATAAACCAGAGATTTTTCAGGTTTATTAGTAGTTATTTCCTCATAAGAATTTACAGTCATATTTCTACGCGAAGCTGTTGTTGGCTTTAATTTTTTTACTCCCAAAGTTCATTACCTCCTCATAACAAATTACTCCATAGAATTCATTGAATTAAAAAATTCTATTCCATTACTATCTGGCGTAAGTTGAACTATAGCCTTTTTATAATCAGATCTTTTACCCAGATTAAATCGTATCCTTTTCTTTTTCCCACTATAATTCATAGTAAAAACTCTATCTACTTTAACTCCAAATATAGCTTCAATTGCATTCCTAACTTGTATCTTATTAGCACTCTTCTTTACAATAAATGTATACTTCCTATCAACCATAATAGACATGCTTTTCTCTGTTATTATAGGTCTTATAATTATATCATAATCTGTTAATTTCAATTCGAATACACCTCCTCAAGTTTTCTAACTGCACCTTGAGTCATAACAAGCTTATCATACTTTAACAAATCATAAACATTTATATTATTCACAGGAATCACCTTTACATTTTGCAAATTCGTACTAGATCTGTAAACATTTTTATTAGAAGTTTCAGTAACTAATAACATATTGCTCTCTATATTAAAGTTATTCATAACTTTGACCATCTCTTTAGTTTTAGGAAAATTAAATGATATACTATCTAAAACTAATAAATTTTCATCCTTAACTTTACTAGTTAATACAGAAGTAATCGCTACTTTTCTTAATGTTTTAGAAACATTCATTCTGTAATCTCTTGGTTTAGGTGCAAAAACAACCCCACCATGAATCCATTGCGGTGCCCTTATAGATCCTTGTCTAGCTCTACCCGTACCTTTTTGTCTCCAAGGCTTTTTACCTCCACCAGAAACTTCAGATCTTGTTTTTGCAGACTGAGTTCCTTGTCTCTTATTAGCTAATTGGGTAACAACAACCTGGTGTACAGCATATTTTTTTATTTCCACATCAAATATTTCTTTTAAAAGTTCTAATTCTCCAACCTTTTCCCCACAAATATTATATACTGCTACTTTAGACATCTAGTCTCCTCCTTTCATAAAATAAACTAACCTTTTATACAATTTCTAATTTGTACAATTGACTTATTAGGTCCAGGTATGCAACCTTTAATTAACATAATATTCTTATCTTCAATAATTTGTACAATTTCAAGGTTTTGCATTGTACATCTCTTACCGCCCATTCTTCCTGGCATTTTCTTGTTTTTAAATGTTCTTGAAGGATCAGATGAAGCACCCATAGAACCTACAGATCTATGAAATTTAGATCCGTGAGACATTGGACCTCTATGTCCATTCCACCTCTTTATAGTTCCTTGAAAACCTTTCCCCTTAGATTTACCTATAACATCTACTTTTTCTCCAACTGAAAATAAATTAATACTAATTTCAGTTCCCACTTCATAAGAAGAACAATCTTCTAATCTAAGTTCTTTTAAATGCCTTTTTATATCAATTCCTGATTTTTTGAAATGTCCCTTTATAGGGTTATTAACAAGTTTTTCTCTTATAATTCCATACCCAACTTGTATAGCATTATATCCTTCTTTTTCCTCTTTCTTAACTTGAACTACAACATTCGACTCAACTAAAATAACACTAACCGGAATCATATTACCATCTTCTGTAAAAATTT from Candidatus Arthromitus sp. SFB-mouse-Japan harbors:
- the rplB gene encoding 50S ribosomal protein L2, which gives rise to MGVKKLKPTTASRRNMTVNSYEEITTNKPEKSLVYGLRKSGGRNAQGKITVRHKGGGNKRKYRIIDFKRNKDDIAGLVKTIEYDPNRSTFISLIAYADGEKRYILTPNGLNVGDKIFSGINADIKPGNCLPLSSIPVGTMIHNIELKKGKGGQIVRSAGLSAQLMAKEGSYATLRLPSGEMRYVRIECRATIGILSNESHSIISMGKAGRNRNKGIRPTVRGSVMNPCDHPHGGGEGRSPIGRPSPVSPWGVPTLGYKTRRNKKYSDNLIVRKRK
- the rplW gene encoding 50S ribosomal protein L23; translated protein: MSIMVDRKYTFIVKKSANKIQVRNAIEAIFGVKVDRVFTMNYSGKKKRIRFNLGKRSDYKKAIVQLTPDSNGIEFFNSMNSME
- the rplD gene encoding 50S ribosomal protein L4 — encoded protein: MSKVAVYNICGEKVGELELLKEIFDVEIKKYAVHQVVVTQLANKRQGTQSAKTRSEVSGGGKKPWRQKGTGRARQGSIRAPQWIHGGVVFAPKPRDYRMNVSKTLRKVAITSVLTSKVKDENLLVLDSISFNFPKTKEMVKVMNNFNIESNMLLVTETSNKNVYRSSTNLQNVKVIPVNNINVYDLLKYDKLVMTQGAVRKLEEVYSN
- the rplC gene encoding 50S ribosomal protein L3, with the translated sequence MKKAIFGQKIGMTQIFTEDGNMIPVSVILVESNVVVQVKKEEKEGYNAIQVGYGIIREKLVNNPIKGHFKKSGIDIKRHLKELRLEDCSSYEVGTEISINLFSVGEKVDVIGKSKGKGFQGTIKRWNGHRGPMSHGSKFHRSVGSMGASSDPSRTFKNKKMPGRMGGKRCTMQNLEIVQIIEDKNIMLIKGCIPGPNKSIVQIRNCIKG